A genome region from Sciurus carolinensis chromosome 19, mSciCar1.2, whole genome shotgun sequence includes the following:
- the Eogt gene encoding EGF domain-specific O-linked N-acetylglucosamine transferase isoform X2, giving the protein MQAGLEAAMLTLLAFGALLHEVSLSGPDEAAPETHGAPGEPLFDYASLRLHQEHIPRFLHNNRHIATICEKDAHCPYKEHLENLNYCWGYEKTCQPEFRFGYPVCSLGWTDSLEAAQDMFWKQADFGFARERLEEVRVLCRPESTSDSSLMCSRYLQYCKATNLYLDFRSIKRDDERFREDFFQRGEIGGHCELDIDSLMSEGQRKSPLQSWFAELQTYTQLNFRPIEDGKCDIVIEKPTYFMKLDAGINMYHHFCDFINLYITQHVNNSFSTDVYVVMWDTSSSGYRDLFSETWKAFTDYNVIHLKTYDSRRVCFRDAVFSLPPRMQYGLFYNTPLISGCQHTGLFRAFSQHLLHRLHIRQEGPQDGKLRVTILSRSTGYRKILNQDELASKLRTVPMFEVRLVDYKYGKFRFLDQLRFTHNTDIFIGMHGAGLTHLLFLPDWAVVFELYNCEDERCYLDLARLRGIHYITWQKMDKIFRPEKSDHPTLADHEKFNNYSFDAEEFLRLVLQAADHVLHHPKWPFQKTHDEL; this is encoded by the exons GTTTGGAGGCTGCTATGTTAACGCTGCTTGCCTTTGGAGCGTTACTGCATGAAGTCTCTCTGAGTGGTCCAGATGAGGCTGCCCCTGAGACCCACGGGGCTCCAGGTGAACCCCTGTTCGACTATGCCAGTTTGCGCCTGCACCAGGAGCACATTCCCCGCTTCTTGCACAACAACAGGCATATCGCCACTATCTGCGAGAAGGACGCACACTGTCCATATAAG GAACACTTGGAGAATCTGAACTACTGCTGGGGTTACGAGAAGACCTGCCAGCCAGAGTTCAGGTTTGGTTACCCTGTTTGCAGCCTGGGATG GACGGACTCGCTGGAGGCGGCCCAGGACATGTTCTGGAAGCAGGCCGACTTCGGGTTTGCCCGGGAGCGGCTGGAGGAGGTGCGCGTGTTGTGCCGGCCAGAGAGCACG AGCGACTCGAGTCTGATGTGTTCCCGTTACCTTCAGTATTGCAAAGCGACCAACCTCTACCTTGACTTCAGAAGCATCAAGAGGGATGACGAAAG ATTCAGGGAAGATTTTTTCCAGAGAGGTGAAATCGGAGGACACTGTGAACTTGACATTGACTCATTGATGTCTGAAGGTCAACGCAAAAGCCCTCTGCAGTCTTg GTTTGCAGAGCTACAGACCTATACTCAGCTCAACTTCAGACCCATAGAGGATGGTAAATGTGACATTGTTATTGAAAAACCAACGTATTTCATGAAACTAGATGCAG GTATCAACATGTATCACCACTTCTGCGACTTTATCAATCTCTACATCACTCAGCACGTGAACAACTCCTTCAGCACCGACGTGTACGTCGTGATGTGGGACACG AGCTCCTCTGGGTACCGGGACCTGTTCTCCGAGACCTGGAAGGCCTTCACAGACTATAACGTCATACACTTGAAGACCTACGATTCCAGAAGG gtCTGCTTCAGAGACGCGGTCTTCTCGCTGCCGCCCCGCATGCAGTACGGGCTGTTCTACAACACGCCCCTG ATCTCGGGCTGCCAGCACACCGGGCTCTTCAGGGCCTTCTCCCAGCACCTGCTGCACCGGCTGCACATCAGGCAAGAGGGCCCCCAG GATGGGAAGCTTCGAGTCACCATTCTTTCCCGGAGCACGGGCTACCGTAAGATACTGAACCAAGACGAG CTTGCGAGTAAACTGAGGACAGTGCCCATGTTTGAAGTCCGGCTCGTGGATTACAAGTACGG AAAGTTCAGGTTTTTAGACCAGCTGCGGTTCACGCACAACACGGACATCTTCATCGGGATGCACGGCGCTGGCCTCACCCACCTGCTCTTCCTCCCAGACTGGGCTGTCGTGTTTGAACT ATACAACTGTGAAGATGAACGCTGTTACTTAGACCTGGCCCGGCTGAGGGGCATCCACTACATCACTTGGCAAAAGATGGACAAAATCTTTCGTCCCGAGAAG AGCGACCACCCGACTCTGGCAGATCACGAGAAGTTTAACAATTACTCTTTCGACGCAGAAGAATTCTTGCGTCTTGTCCTTCAGGCTGCAGACCACGTACTGCACCACCCCAAGTGGCCGTTTCAGAAGACTCACGATGAGCTGTGA
- the Eogt gene encoding EGF domain-specific O-linked N-acetylglucosamine transferase isoform X3, with protein sequence MLTLLAFGALLHEVSLSGPDEAAPETHGAPGEPLFDYASLRLHQEHIPRFLHNNRHIATICEKDAHCPYKEHLENLNYCWGYEKTCQPEFRFGYPVCSLGWTDSLEAAQDMFWKQADFGFARERLEEVRVLCRPESTSDSSLMCSRYLQYCKATNLYLDFRSIKRDDERFREDFFQRGEIGGHCELDIDSLMSEGQRKSPLQSWFAELQTYTQLNFRPIEDGKCDIVIEKPTYFMKLDAGINMYHHFCDFINLYITQHVNNSFSTDVYVVMWDTSSSGYRDLFSETWKAFTDYNVIHLKTYDSRRVCFRDAVFSLPPRMQYGLFYNTPLISGCQHTGLFRAFSQHLLHRLHIRQEGPQDGKLRVTILSRSTGYRKILNQDELASKLRTVPMFEVRLVDYKYGKFRFLDQLRFTHNTDIFIGMHGAGLTHLLFLPDWAVVFELYNCEDERCYLDLARLRGIHYITWQKMDKIFRPEKSDHPTLADHEKFNNYSFDAEEFLRLVLQAADHVLHHPKWPFQKTHDEL encoded by the exons ATGTTAACGCTGCTTGCCTTTGGAGCGTTACTGCATGAAGTCTCTCTGAGTGGTCCAGATGAGGCTGCCCCTGAGACCCACGGGGCTCCAGGTGAACCCCTGTTCGACTATGCCAGTTTGCGCCTGCACCAGGAGCACATTCCCCGCTTCTTGCACAACAACAGGCATATCGCCACTATCTGCGAGAAGGACGCACACTGTCCATATAAG GAACACTTGGAGAATCTGAACTACTGCTGGGGTTACGAGAAGACCTGCCAGCCAGAGTTCAGGTTTGGTTACCCTGTTTGCAGCCTGGGATG GACGGACTCGCTGGAGGCGGCCCAGGACATGTTCTGGAAGCAGGCCGACTTCGGGTTTGCCCGGGAGCGGCTGGAGGAGGTGCGCGTGTTGTGCCGGCCAGAGAGCACG AGCGACTCGAGTCTGATGTGTTCCCGTTACCTTCAGTATTGCAAAGCGACCAACCTCTACCTTGACTTCAGAAGCATCAAGAGGGATGACGAAAG ATTCAGGGAAGATTTTTTCCAGAGAGGTGAAATCGGAGGACACTGTGAACTTGACATTGACTCATTGATGTCTGAAGGTCAACGCAAAAGCCCTCTGCAGTCTTg GTTTGCAGAGCTACAGACCTATACTCAGCTCAACTTCAGACCCATAGAGGATGGTAAATGTGACATTGTTATTGAAAAACCAACGTATTTCATGAAACTAGATGCAG GTATCAACATGTATCACCACTTCTGCGACTTTATCAATCTCTACATCACTCAGCACGTGAACAACTCCTTCAGCACCGACGTGTACGTCGTGATGTGGGACACG AGCTCCTCTGGGTACCGGGACCTGTTCTCCGAGACCTGGAAGGCCTTCACAGACTATAACGTCATACACTTGAAGACCTACGATTCCAGAAGG gtCTGCTTCAGAGACGCGGTCTTCTCGCTGCCGCCCCGCATGCAGTACGGGCTGTTCTACAACACGCCCCTG ATCTCGGGCTGCCAGCACACCGGGCTCTTCAGGGCCTTCTCCCAGCACCTGCTGCACCGGCTGCACATCAGGCAAGAGGGCCCCCAG GATGGGAAGCTTCGAGTCACCATTCTTTCCCGGAGCACGGGCTACCGTAAGATACTGAACCAAGACGAG CTTGCGAGTAAACTGAGGACAGTGCCCATGTTTGAAGTCCGGCTCGTGGATTACAAGTACGG AAAGTTCAGGTTTTTAGACCAGCTGCGGTTCACGCACAACACGGACATCTTCATCGGGATGCACGGCGCTGGCCTCACCCACCTGCTCTTCCTCCCAGACTGGGCTGTCGTGTTTGAACT ATACAACTGTGAAGATGAACGCTGTTACTTAGACCTGGCCCGGCTGAGGGGCATCCACTACATCACTTGGCAAAAGATGGACAAAATCTTTCGTCCCGAGAAG AGCGACCACCCGACTCTGGCAGATCACGAGAAGTTTAACAATTACTCTTTCGACGCAGAAGAATTCTTGCGTCTTGTCCTTCAGGCTGCAGACCACGTACTGCACCACCCCAAGTGGCCGTTTCAGAAGACTCACGATGAGCTGTGA